A single window of Fibrobacter sp. UWH6 DNA harbors:
- a CDS encoding DHH family phosphoesterase, translating to MGNLYRDALKALDWGEGAVVIGHKSPDGDSVMSALAYAKLMQSLGYKAEAKMAGKPNNETLFVAKVLGIELPENLPSVSSCSLADRNCGPARLILVDHSDYAQAVDGARDARILQVLDHHGIGNISESKLLYAKYMPVGSTCSIVYTSYRELDVEITSEVAKILFAGLLSDTLNLKKVTVTDVDRAIYEDLLEMLARDWNLDKDCARQKASEIFDGMVEAAHDFSSMTDEDIFNSDAKDYVMGTAKFRLGSLDWRDVSTIDEFADRLLAVMPNVAKASGCNMVFCRVGFEEKTYMLYGGVDSSSARFAKATAERAFGKSKREGIVYCERRLSRKLDVVPMLAKALS from the coding sequence ATGGGGAACCTGTACCGCGATGCCTTAAAGGCGCTGGACTGGGGCGAGGGAGCGGTTGTCATTGGACACAAGTCTCCCGATGGTGACTCTGTGATGTCAGCCTTGGCTTATGCCAAGCTGATGCAGTCTCTGGGATATAAGGCCGAGGCCAAGATGGCCGGAAAGCCGAACAACGAAACTTTGTTTGTGGCTAAGGTTCTGGGAATTGAACTGCCCGAAAATTTGCCTAGCGTTTCGTCTTGTTCGTTAGCGGATAGAAACTGCGGACCTGCTCGTCTAATTCTCGTGGATCACAGCGATTACGCCCAGGCCGTAGACGGGGCCCGCGATGCAAGAATCCTCCAGGTGCTGGATCATCACGGTATCGGAAACATTTCGGAATCCAAACTGCTTTATGCCAAGTATATGCCTGTGGGTTCTACCTGCAGTATCGTGTATACAAGCTACAGGGAACTTGATGTCGAAATTACGTCTGAGGTGGCGAAGATTCTTTTTGCGGGACTTCTGTCGGATACGTTAAACCTGAAGAAGGTGACCGTGACTGATGTAGACCGTGCCATCTACGAAGACCTGCTGGAAATGCTGGCCCGCGACTGGAATCTGGATAAGGATTGTGCCCGCCAGAAGGCGTCTGAAATTTTTGACGGAATGGTGGAGGCTGCCCACGACTTTAGTTCCATGACCGACGAGGACATCTTTAATTCCGATGCCAAGGATTACGTGATGGGAACCGCCAAGTTCCGCCTGGGTAGCCTGGATTGGCGTGACGTTTCAACCATCGATGAATTTGCGGATCGGCTGTTGGCGGTAATGCCTAACGTAGCCAAGGCTTCGGGATGCAATATGGTTTTCTGCCGTGTGGGTTTTGAAGAAAAGACCTACATGCTTTATGGCGGTGTAGATAGTTCGTCTGCCCGGTTTGCCAAGGCCACTGCAGAACGTGCCTTCGGAAAATCTAAGCGGGAAGGCA
- a CDS encoding ABC-type transport auxiliary lipoprotein family protein, translating to MKFVKVLTAVLVSLVAGMMTACIGGGSSEPTRYYMVDVENIGTVGAGNASKTVQVRKFTIDPAYQRSNIVYRESAYTFMFYDLDLWASRPDQMLNKTAVKYIDQSGLFAKGSKTAKPDYEILGNIDAIEEVDEGSSRYAHLDMTLTFRKTEGAPLFEKEYNERLTMDGSEPQHVAQSISKLYGQFMEDFLKNVSQNMGE from the coding sequence ATGAAGTTTGTTAAAGTCCTGACCGCCGTATTGGTAAGCCTCGTGGCCGGCATGATGACCGCTTGCATTGGCGGTGGTTCCAGCGAACCAACCCGCTATTACATGGTGGATGTAGAAAACATTGGCACTGTAGGTGCTGGCAATGCTTCCAAGACCGTTCAGGTCCGCAAGTTTACCATTGACCCGGCATACCAGCGCAGCAACATCGTATACCGCGAATCCGCCTACACCTTCATGTTCTATGATTTGGACCTGTGGGCCTCTCGCCCCGACCAGATGCTGAACAAGACTGCTGTAAAGTACATCGACCAGAGCGGCCTCTTTGCCAAGGGTTCAAAAACCGCCAAGCCCGACTACGAAATTCTGGGCAACATCGATGCTATCGAAGAAGTGGATGAAGGCTCCAGCCGTTACGCCCATTTGGATATGACCTTGACCTTCCGCAAGACCGAAGGCGCTCCGCTCTTTGAAAAGGAATACAACGAACGACTGACCATGGACGGTTCCGAGCCCCAGCATGTGGCCCAGTCCATTTCTAAACTTTATGGCCAGTTCATGGAAGACTTCTTGAAGAACGTTTCCCAGAACATGGGCGAATAA